The sequence GTCACCGTGCAGCGCCGCCCCACCGGCGCGCCGCGCTACCTGGGCGCCATCCTGTCCCGCGAGGACCGCTATCCCAGCGGGCCCGAGGCCCATGGCCTCCTGCTGTCTCCCGCCGCCGCCGAGGCCGTGCCCGAGGTGCCCTGCATGGAGGTGCCGGAGCTGCGGGGCCTGTTGCGCCCCGCGCCGCCGGGCGCCGCGCCCCGTCCGGACATCACCGTCCTCCAACTCGGCAGCGAGGTGCTGGTGGGCCGCGAGGCGGAGCTGGCCGAGCTGCTGGAGAGTGCGCGCTCCGCGGTGGGCGGCGCCACGCCCACCATCGTCACCGTCTTGAGCGAGCGAGGCCTGGGCAAGAGCCACCTGGCCGCGACCCTCGCCCGCCGTCTGCAACTGCTGCTGCCCCACGCGCGGGTGTACAGCTCGCGCTCCCGGGAGCCGGTGCAGGGCGACCCCGACGGCACCCTGCGCACGCTGCTGCGGTGCGCCCTCAACGCCTTCGAGCGCGACGACACGGACACGGAGCAGCAGACACGCGCCGCCATCCTCCAGCGCCTGGGCCCCACGCTGGGCACCGAGCTGTGGCCCGGCGTGGCCGCCACGCTGGGTTGGTACACGCCCGGGGGTCCGGAGCTCCAGAGCTGGGCCGCCGCGCCCGGTGCGCTTCGCTCGCTGGCCATGCGCGCCGCCGGTGAGCTGCTGGCCGCCAATGCCCGCGAGCGTCCGCTGTGCCTCGTCCTGGACGACGCGCACTTCGCGGAGGAGACGGCGCTGGACGCGCTGGAGTACGCCTGCCTCGCCGAGGCCAGCGTCCCGCTGTGGGTGTGCGTGCTGGCGCGCCCGGGCTTCGAGAAGAGCCGTCCCACGTGGGGCACTCGCGCCGCGAAGCAGGCCACGTTGGCCCTGCCGGTGCTGGCGGCCGACCAGGCACAGACGCTGTGCCGCCTGCTGCTCAAGCCGGTGGAGAACGTGCCCGCGCAAGCGGTGGAGCGCATCGTCGAGCGCGCGCAATACGTCCCCCTCTATCTGGTGGAGCTGGTGCGCGGCCTCAAGCGCCAGGGCCTGGTGCGCCAGCGCGCGCCGGGCGGGAGCTGGTACCTCGTCACAGACGGGCTGGAGAAGGTGCCCGAGCTGCGGCTCGTGGAGTGGCTGGCGGACCGCGAGCTGGGCGCGCTGCCACCATCGCTGGCCGCGCACGCGCGCCTGTGCGCGATGCTGGGCACGGACTTCACCGCGGCCACGGCCGAAGGCGTGGTGCGCGAGCTGGAGCGCGAAGGCGCCGCGGGCGGCTTCCCCCTGGACGCGGGCCACGCCACCAAGCGGCTCCTGGACTCCGGCCTGCTGGTGTCCCACCGCCACGATGGGTTGAGCTTCCGCAACGAGCTGCTGCGCGAGGCGGTGGCCTCCACCCTGCCCGCCGCCGAGCGCGAGCAGGTCCACCACGCCGCCTACCGCTACTTCCTCAGCGCGGCCGGCGCCGGTGAGCGCCAGCGCCTGCCTCGCCTGGCCTTGCACGCGGCCGCCGCCGGGCGCCGCGACGAGGCCGCCGCGCTCTCCATCGACCTGGCCGAGTCCGCCCGGGGCCGCCACGCGTTCCTCGACGCCGAGGCCATGTACACGCGGGCGCTGGAGCTGCTGGAGCCCACCGACGAGCTGCGCTGCCTCACCGCGCTGCGCGGCCGGGGCCTGATGCGCATCCGCATTGGCCGGTATGACGACTCGCTGGCGGACTTCGCCGCGGCCCGCGAGCGCGCCCGCCGGCTGGGCCACACGCGCACGGAAGTGGAGCTGCTGCTGGACGAGGCCATGGCGCTGGACTGGGTGAACGACTACACGCGCAGCGAGGCCCGCGCGCTGGAGGCCCAGCAACTGGCGGCCACCGTGGCCTCGCCCTACGTGCAGGCGCGGCTGCTGCTGGCGCTGGGACGCGCCCAGTTCCGCAAGGGTGAGTGGCAGGAGGCGCGCATGCCCCTGGAGGCCGCCGCCGAGCGCGCGCGCCGCCTGGGCGACGCAGGCTATGAGACGCAAGTGGTGGCGCAGCTGCTGCTGGCCGTCATCCTTCCCAACCTGGGCGACATCGACGAGACGGAGCACGTGCTCACCGAGGTCATCACCGCCTGCACCGAGCGCGGTGACCACTTCCACCTGGGCAGCGCCATCAACAACCGGCGC is a genomic window of Myxococcus virescens containing:
- a CDS encoding serine/threonine-protein kinase PknK, with protein sequence MPRCQTCGRRWEGSHAPCPPGPPPPGDTPSPSPVPAVPGYQVDGVFARGGFGVLLGAQREADGLRVAIKVARGSNWLGRAQLARESEALRVLGPPTVPALYEAGALTGGARFLAMEYVPLPTLADRLARAAGPLPPDELAPRALAVVDTVAQVHAHGLAHCDLKPEHLFVDEATGRVRVFDFGLVRGATTESASQPSDASTPSDASGFAGTAEYMAPEQCAGNADISTRTDVYALGVLLYEMLTGRPPFFGPTPDVLQAHLSLRPPPPSDFAPVPPAVEEVVLRCLAKEPARRPENAAALGSALREAFEHALRATEPATPRPAAPGEPRPAQVRRSVAILFLTSRANPVSLQKALASYGGHLAFSDAQRVAAVFDPDAGENPVRRAMRAAEGLAERGLSPNGLVDVSAVTVQRRPTGAPRYLGAILSREDRYPSGPEAHGLLLSPAAAEAVPEVPCMEVPELRGLLRPAPPGAAPRPDITVLQLGSEVLVGREAELAELLESARSAVGGATPTIVTVLSERGLGKSHLAATLARRLQLLLPHARVYSSRSREPVQGDPDGTLRTLLRCALNAFERDDTDTEQQTRAAILQRLGPTLGTELWPGVAATLGWYTPGGPELQSWAAAPGALRSLAMRAAGELLAANARERPLCLVLDDAHFAEETALDALEYACLAEASVPLWVCVLARPGFEKSRPTWGTRAAKQATLALPVLAADQAQTLCRLLLKPVENVPAQAVERIVERAQYVPLYLVELVRGLKRQGLVRQRAPGGSWYLVTDGLEKVPELRLVEWLADRELGALPPSLAAHARLCAMLGTDFTAATAEGVVRELEREGAAGGFPLDAGHATKRLLDSGLLVSHRHDGLSFRNELLREAVASTLPAAEREQVHHAAYRYFLSAAGAGERQRLPRLALHAAAAGRRDEAAALSIDLAESARGRHAFLDAEAMYTRALELLEPTDELRCLTALRGRGLMRIRIGRYDDSLADFAAARERARRLGHTRTEVELLLDEAMALDWVNDYTRSEARALEAQQLAATVASPYVQARLLLALGRAQFRKGEWQEARMPLEAAAERARRLGDAGYETQVVAQLLLAVILPNLGDIDETEHVLTEVITACTERGDHFHLGSAINNRRNLWVARKELTRALKDQERFMHLGRELGMVGWEYFAEHNLGELHYQAGDADAAAPHIARAIALERRHPEVASRPWALLLQARALAWMGRHTRAREVLAQVRHVMAEGPPGVELSPSEEVLFSMVELATRDAAPEAWWSLRERSAQVSVEQEPLEVLEMMGLAALRRGDREEAARVLREALERARHVPNLMEGRIRRSLEKVLESSPAT